From the genome of Longimicrobiales bacterium:
CGTCTCCACCCACCAAAACGACGAGCGGGATAATACCGGTGAAAAAATCTTCCTTCAACATTTTCACCAGAGCTACCATCTCCCCATTCTGATTCGATGTCTCAAGAAACAGACAGGCGGGCATGGTTCGATTAAGCAGCGCGCGTACCTCGGCAGATTGCTCAATGGACACGACCTCCAGTTCGTTCTCGGCTGCGAAATCGGAGACGTGAGAAGACGGGCCTGAGCGACCCCTTCCGTAATAGAGAACTGTCTTGTCGGAAGCCATTGAAACTCGCGCGGAGGGCTGCGCCGGAGGCTGAGGCGATCCGATCGCGGACGCGTGCGTCAATTCGTTGATGTGCCACTGCTTATCAGCATGAAGTCCACCTGGCGGGCCTCCTTGTCGACGCGCGCTACCTGAACGCTCACTCGATCCCCCAACCTGAACCGCCGCCGCCCGCGTTCACCAATCAACGCATGCGCTTCCGCATTGAGTCGATAGAAATCGTCTCTGAGCGAGTTCACGTGGACTAGGCCATCCACGAAATATCGATCGAGCGTAACGAAAAATCCGAACGCTGCGACGCCTGAGATACGACCGTCGAAATCTTCACCAAGGTGACGCTCCATGAACTCGACCTTCTTCATGGCCACGGAGGCGCGTTCCGCCCGGACGGCCGACTGCTCTCGCATGCTGGTTCGATCCGCCAGGGACCGGAGTTCGTCCGGATTCCAGTCTCGCGCCGGCTCTCCCTCCACCAAGGACGCAATGACCTCTCTGTGTACCATGAGGTCTGGATAGCGTCGAATGGGACTCGTAAAGTGCAAGTAGGCCTCCGAGGCCAACCCGAAGTGGCCAAGGTTGTCGGGATCGTACCGAGCCTTGGTCAACGAGCGGAGGACGACGTTCGATACGAGATCCGCCTCCGGCTTCCCTTCCACAGCTCGCAAGAGTCCCTGTAAATCGCGCGGCATGAGCGCCTTCCTTTGGGACAGCCCGTGGCCGAGTCTCCCGAGGAGTTCGCGGAGCTCCTCGACCTTCCCTTCGGGCGGCGGCTCGTGGATGCGATACAACGCTGGGATCTTCTTAGTATGTAGGTCTTCTGCCACCGTCTCATTTGCGAGAATCATGAAATCCTCCACGAGCCGATGGCTTTCGAGCCGCTCTCTCCTCTGGATATCGACCGGAATGCCGCGCTCGTCGAGGATGACCTTGGCTTCGGGTAAGTCGAAGTCCAGCGCACCACGCCCTAGCCGCACATCACGGACCGCCCGAGCGATGTCGTCCAGTCGGCGTATTGCTGCATCAGCATCCGCACCCACGCTGCCTTCGCCGTCCAACACCTCTTGGACATCCTCATAGGCAAAGCCGTGGGTGCATCGAATCATGGTCCGCTCATACCGACGGCTATACACACGACCCGAAAAGTCGACCGTCATAAAGAGAGACACAGCGAAACGCACCTGGCCCTCCTGCAGCGAGCACACCTCGGCCGAGAGTACTTCCGGCAACATGGGCACGGTGCGATCAACGAGATATACGCTCGTGCCCCGACTTACCGCTTCGAGGTCGACCTCCCCTCCTTCTTCCACGAAGTGGGAGACGTCAGCGATGTGCACACCAACTTCGAAGCGGTTGTCGCCGAGATCGATTATTGAGAGCGCATCGTCATGGTCTTTCGCATCGGCCGGGTCGATGGTGAACACGAGCAAGTCGGTACGGTCTACACGATTCGCCCCCGGCTCATCCATGCCCAAACGCGCCGCCTCAGCGGCCGCCTCCGTCACAGAGGGCGGAAAGTCGAACGACACCCCGAAGCCATGGCCAACCGCGAGCACATCAACGCCGGGGGCGGTCAACGCTCCGAGCACCTTCTCGACCAGCCCCACGGGACCCAGTCGACCCTCCCCGTAGGATTCAATCCGCACGACGACGATGTCGCCGTCCTCCGCTTCGCCGGACGCCCCCTCTGGAATCAGCACGTCCTTGATCAGCCTACCATCCATCGGCACGACGAAATCGAGACGGCCGGCTCCATGGAACGTCCCGACAATCGTTTCCCGCGCGCGCTCCAGAATTTTGATGACCCGAGCAACGGGGTTGCGGTCCCTCGGTCGAGCCTCGATTCGGGCGACCACACGATCTCCGTCCATCGCAGTCGCCAGTTGCTGCCCAGGAACAAAAAGATCGGATCCACCGGAGTCGGAGCGCACGAAACCGTCCCCGCTCTTGGTGATCGAGATCACCCCAGGGGTAAGCTCCATACTTTCCGGCACCCCGAAACGGTGTCCCTTCACACGATAGATCTTCCCAGCCCGCTCGAGCCCCGCAAGCATCCGCTTGAACCGCCGGTAGTCATTCGTGGGAATGCGCAGCGCCTTAGCGATTTCTTTCGGCTTCATGGGCCCTGATGTAGACCCGGCCAAGAGACCCAAGACGCGACCCTCATCTCCGGGACCCTTTCCAAGGCCCCTTCCAGGGCTCTTTCCGGGGCCCTTCCCGGGGCCCTTTCCGGGGCCCTTTGATCGCCGACGAGTCATCGGCCCACCGGAACGTGCAGTCGAGCCGACCAGCCGACCCCAGTTCGTCCCTGGGCAACACCGAAGTCCAACGGCGTAACACCCGAAGGACTGTGCCGACCCAGGAATGCGTCCACGGCAGAAACGAGATGGTTGGCGATGACAACTCCCAAGACAGTTGTGGCCTGACGGAAGCGGTCATCACTTGCTTCGATGCGGCCACTCAACTCGGCCTGCCCCGCAGCATCATCGGACCAATCCCAAAGGAAGCCGTTTCCGTAGGCGTTGTCTTCATAATAGGCCCGCGCCTGTTCGAAGCCGGGATCACCAACTTGCCCCGGCGTGCCTCCCAGGAATAGGCCCTGCGCCCTCGCCCATATCGTGCCGTTGTAACTGCCCGCATCCGCCTCGGGCTGAAGACCTGGTTGAATCGGGTCGGAGTCGAACGCACCTGAGCGAGTCCACTTCGTCAGGGTCTCGTAATAGTCGAAGTCCCCGTCCACACGCGATCCGGCCTGAAGCCTTCCGTTTGACCAGGCGAAGTCGCGGTACCCCGTCCGGAGATCGTTTCCCGACGCACGACGTTCGAAAAACACCGCCCAACCCAGAACTTCGACAGCGCCGAACAACCACTTCCGCGCGCGGCCTTGCCGGTGCTGCCCGAGTCCTGGGACAAACAGAGACAAACCCGCGGCACGCGCGGCTTCCGACTCCGATCCTTGCAGCGTCGCGGCCGCCGCCCCGCCGCCGTCCCTAACGACCGCACTACCCTCAGGCCACTCGGGCACGGGCCGGACCTGTGCGTTCGCGAAGCCCGGAAGCACGACGCACATCAGGAATAACAAGCCGGATGGGCTGCGCATCAGAACCGAATGGAGAAGGTGACGTGAACGGGCTCCGATTCAGCGGTCAAGATCGAAGTTGCAAGAGACTTCGCGATCGAGAGGTCGAATTGTTCGTAGCGTAGCCCCAATCCGACCCGGGTCCCGTCCCGATCCTGATCGCCCAAGACGTAACCCGCACGTAAGTACATGGCGTCTTCGATACCGGCCGTGAGTTCTCCGCCCACGTAGAGCGACAGGTTGCCGGGGTCTCTCAGTCGATCCTGCACCTCGACTGCGATCCAGCCAGACAACTCGGGGTCATCCGTCAGGGCACTCACGAGATCATACGCCACAGCAACTCTGACCCTGGTTGGGAGCGGATCGGCCTGTTCTGCGTTGAGCACCTGGAGAGCCGGACCCAGGTGTGCGACCATCGCCGCGATTCGTAGACTCGGAGATGGCCTGATCTGCAAGCCGGCATCCATCGCATAACTCGTCGCCGTCGTGCCAACGTCAGGACAGAACGTCCCACGACACGCTGTTCTGAACTGGACCACCTTGAAGTTCACTCCCGCGTTGACCCAATCCAGCAGTCGAGCTGCCGCAGATACCACCCCGAGGTGATTCCTCACGGTCAACGTGCCCAGAAAATTGCCGTTCGAATCCGTCAGGTCCTGGTTGCCTACATCATGGAGGAAGTACGAAGCGCTGATCGCGCCCAGGCCAGATTGAGCCAAAACCGTAGAAATGGCTGTGCCGGTGCCCGCAACGTTGTCCCCGCGGTACAAGACGAACTGTCTCTCATCGACGTCCGCCAGCCCTGCTGGGTTCCAGAACACCGATTCCACGCCCCCCATAGCGGTCATCGCCCGCCCCAGAGCGACGCCCTTTGCCCCGATCGGCAACAACAGGAACAGTGCCCCCTCTGCGGAGGTCGATCCATGGCCTTGTGCTCGGACCGGCATCGGCACTGAGGCCAGACAGGCCACCAGAAGCACGAGAAGATTACGGAAGAGAGCTGTCATTCATCCTCAGGAATGCGAAAGCCGAGTTGATTGAGGTGTGAACGGTTCTTACGCCACCCCTTGAGTGGCTTTACCCATAGGTCGAGGTACACACGCTCGCCAAGAAAGTGCTCGATCTTCTTCCGTGCGCAGGTGCCCAGGGCCCGGATTGCCGCGCCCTGATTTCCGATGACGATGCCCTTCTGGGACTTTCGCTCCACAAAGACGTTCATCTGGATGTAGACGGGGTCCCCGCCCTCACGGAACTCCTCCACCTGGCACATCACAGAATAGGGAATTTCCTGATGATACTGCTCGAAAATGCACTCTCGTACGAGTTCGGCCACGAAAAAACGGACGGGGTCGGACGCGATATCGTCCTCAGGGTACAAAAAGGGACCGGCAGGGAGTTTTTCCCGCACCTCGGCCAAGAGCGCCTCAGCCCCATCACCCTCGAGAGCCGAAATGTGATGGACCGGGCCCTCGACGTTGTCCGCCAGCCAGGCGTCCCACGCAGCAACCATCGCGACCGGCGCCTCGTCGATCTTGTTCAACGCCACGACGATTGGAGCTCGTGCTTCTTCCAGCGCCCGCTCTATGCGTGCCGTCTCCTTGGTGTCGGGCCGCCGGCCCGCGTCGATCACAAGCAGGACAACGTCCGCCTCTGAGAGCGCTTCGAGGGCCGCGCCTAGCATGGCGCGCTGAAGGAGGTCTTTTGCCTCCAGTAAGCCCGGGGTATCTAGAAAAATGAGCTGATCGGAGTCCACGGTGAGGAGCCCCGTCACCCGTTGCCACGTCGTCTGGGCCTTCGACGTCACAATAGAGAGGTGTTGGCCAATGAGTCGGTTGAGCAGCGTCGACTTTCCGGCGTTCGGTCGCCCAAGCAGCGTGACGTACCCAGTCCGGGTAGCACTCAACTCGGAGTTCGATAGTTCAGAGACAGTCATAGCCCAATTCTAAGCGATTCTGGGGTGTGCCCAACCCGGGCTGCCGAATTCACAGAGCACCCGGGTTCCTTATCATGGGCGGGTGACCTCCGTTTTCTTTCCATCGGCCCTGCGCGGCCGGGCAGATTGGCCTTCCCGGAACATCGAATCGCCCCCATTGACGTCCTCGGCGCGGAATCGAATAACTGCATGAACGAACTCCCCAGCTTCTCGAAGAGCGACACCGACCGAATCCTCAGAAGGGCCGCGGAAATCGACGGCTCAGAGGAAGCGGGACCCGTGTCCGTCGAAGAACTCCGTTCGATTGCTAGTGAGGCAGGTTTCGGGGCTCAAGCAGTGGAACGGGCCATCGCAGAAGCCCAACGGGCAGCTGTGGCCACAATCCAGCGGAATCCGGTGCAAAAACCCGGCCTCGTATGGGTTTTCATGTCCACCACGCGGACGATTCCTATAGAGCTGAACTCTGAACAGCTCATGTGGGCCATTCGGCTCTTTGCGCCCTACCGGGAGGGCCCGCCTCAAGTGAACCTCGAGGCCGACCGAATCACCTGGCGCGAACGAAAGGGCCTGCGATTCACCGTCACGCCTGGTGGAGGGGTAACGGAGGTCAGCGTAGTGATCTCCCGCCCCCTGATCCGACGCAGACGTATGAAGGGCTGGATTAGCGACGCCGCCGACCGGCTCGAGTCGCTGATCTTAATGGTCGCGGCACTGGATCAGAAAACCGGCAATCCCCTGCTTCCGCCAACGACCTGACGTATCGCACGACACAGTCGGCCCTATATTACAGTGATATAACCACTTAGCGGCTTCTCGATTGCTCTCCCAATACCAGCTGAAGGGACCAATTCGTCCCAACGAAGAAAGCCCCCGGAATCCAAGATTCCGGGGGCTCTCCGTTAATAAGTCGGCGACGACGTACTCTCCCACCGGGCGACCCCGGCAGTACCATCCGCGCTGTAGAGCTTAACGGCCGTGTTCGGGATGGGAACGGGTGTAGCCTCTACGCCATAGTCACCGACAAAGGTGATAACAGAGGTCGAGAGAGTGAGAGCCTAAGCCATAACGGCGGCTACGTCCCCGTGGAACGCGGGGTTTAACCGCGAACGGGGCTGTAGCATGGTAAAACTGACCGGGTGGAGGAGCCGGTCAAGCCTCACGGGCGATTAGTACAGCTCGGCTTCACATGTTGCCACGCTTCCACCTGCTGCCTATCAACGTGCTAGTCTCGCACGGCCCTTCTGAGAGTCCGAAGACTCTGGGAGTATTCATCTTGGAGGGGGCTTCCCACTTAGATGCTTTCAGCGGTTATCCCTTCCCGACGTAGCTACCCGGCGATGCCCCTGGCGGGACAACCGGTACACAAGTGGTCAGTCCTTCCCGGTCCTCTCGTACTAGGGAAAGCTCTCCTCAATACTCCAACGCCCACGACGGATACAGACCGAACTGTCTCACGACGTTCTGAACCCAGCTCGCGTGCCGCTTTAATGGGCGAACAGCCCAACCCTTGGGACCTTCTTCAGCCCCAGGATGCGACGAGCCGACATCGAGGTGCCAAACCCTTCCGTCGATGTGAACTCTTGGGAAGGATCAGCCTGTTATCCCCGGGGTAGCTTCTATCCGTTAAGCCATGGCCCTTCCACTCGGGACCATAGGATCACTTTGGCCGGCTTTCGCCCCTGCTCGACTTGTCTGTCTTGCAGTCAAGCTCCCTTATGCCAATGCACTCGACAGGTGATTACCATCCACCTTGAGGGAACCATTGCGCGCCTCCGTTACTCTTTCGGAGGCGACCGCCCCAGTCAAACTGCCCATCATGCGCTGTCCCAGTGCTTGCTCACTGGTGAGGAGTACAAAATTAGAAATGGGGTATTCCACTGGCGGCTCCCCACAACCTGACGGTCATGGTTCAAAGCCTCCCCCATATACTATATAACTAATCACATACGCCAGCGCAAAACTGCAGTAAAGCTCCACGGGGTCTATTTGTCCTGCTGCGGGTAGGCCGCGTCTTCACGGCCATCTCAATTTCGCCGAGTCCTTCGTTGAGACAGTGCCCAGATCGTTACGCCATTCGTGCGGGTCGGAACTTACCCGACAAGGAATTTCGCTACCTTAGGACCGTTATAGTTACGGCCGCCGTTCACCGGGGCTTCAGTTCTGGCCTCTCAGCCATCTCCTTAACCTTCCGGCACTGGGCAGGCGTCAGCCCCTATACATCCCATTACTGGTTCGCAGAGACCTGTGTTTTTGTTAAACAGTCGCCTGGGCCTGCTCACTGCGGCCCTCGCGATGCTCCACACGTAAAGTGCTTCACTCACAAGGGCGCTCCTTCTCCCGAAGTTACGGAGCTATTTTGCCGAGTTCCTTAACGAAGGTTCTCTCGTTCGCCTTACGGTACTTACCGTCGCCCACCTGTGTCGGTTTGCGGTACGGACACCATATGCACTCGATGTCGATGCTTTTCTAGCCAGCATGGACTCAACAGAGTCGTTTTGACCGAGGTCTCCACTGCCCCCCACACCCTCCGCTTAACCTGACAACGGATTTTCCTATCGTCAGACGCCTACGGTGTAGGGACGGACCATGTCCACAGGGCCCGCTCTGTCTATCCTTCTGGGTCACACCTCACATCTCAAACGCCCATATGGTGGGGCAGGAATACTTACCTGCTGTCCATCGCCTACGGCTCTCGCCCTCGGCTTAGGCCCGCCTAACTCTACGCGGATTAGCTTTGCGTAGGATCCCTTGGGCTTACGGCGTTCAGGGTTCTCACCTGAATTTCGCTACTCATGCCAACATTCTCACTTCTGTACGCTCCACTGACGGTCACCCGCACAGCTTCATCGCATACAGAACGCTCCTCTACCGACCGCTAAAAAGCGGTCCCCTAGCTTCGGTACCATGCTTGAGCCCCGTTACATTGTCGGCGCCCGGCCACTCGACCAGTGAGCAGTTACGCACTCTTTAAATGATGGCTGCTTCTAAGCCAACATCCTGGTTGTCTATGCAACTGGACATCCTTGCACACTGAGCATGGATTTAGGGACCTTAGCCGGGGGTCTGGGTTGTTTCCCTCTTGACCATGGAAGTTAGCTCCCACAGTCTCACTCCCGCGTTCTAATCTTCTGGTATTCCCGGTTTGATTGGGTTTGGTAAGCGCTATGCCCCCTAGTCCATTCAGAGCCATACCCCCAGAAGAAAACACACGAGGCTGTACCTAGATACATTTCGAGGAGAACCAGCTATCTCCGAGTTCGATTGGAATTTCTCCGCTACCCACAGGTCATCCAACTGATTTGCAGCTCAGGAAGGTTCGAGCCTCCACGGGGCATTACTCCCGCTTCACTCTGCCCATGGGTAGATCACTCGGTTTCGGGTCTACGTCCAGCCACTTTCGCCCTCTTAAGACTCGCTTTCGCTACGGCTCCACGACTCTCATCGCTTAACCTTGCCACTGAACGTAACTCGTTGGCTCATTCTTCAATAGGCACGCTGTCACCAATTCGCGAACGAACTGGCTCCAACTGCTTGTAAGCATGCGGTTTCAGGAACTATTTCACTCCCCTTTCGGGGTACTATTTCACCTTTCCCTCACGGTACTATACGCTATCGGTCGCCTGGAGTATTTAGCCTTGGAAAGTGGTCTTCCCAGATTCATACGGGATTTCTCGTGTCCCGCACTACTCAGGATACAGCTCGGAGTTGTTTCAATGTCACTTACTGGGCTGTCACCATCTGTGGCGCGCCGTCCCAGGCGCTTCAGTTATCGAAACAATTTGTAACTCCATATGAACTGTCCTACAACCCCGCCTTCCGCAGAAGACGGTTTGGGCTGTTCCCCGTTCGCTCGCCGCTACTAAGGGAATAATCTCTATTCCTCAGGGTACTTAGATGTTTCAGTTCCCCCGGTTCCCTCCATCTGATTTATGTGTTCAATCAGCGGTAACTCAAAAAAATTGAGCTGAGTTGCCTCATTCGGATACCCCCGGTTAAGCTCGCTTGACAGCTAGCCAGGGATTTTCGCAGTCACGCCACGTCCTTCATCGGCTCCAGGCGCCAAGGCATCCACCACACGCCCTTAGTAACTTGACCCTCCGTCAAGCTCGCTCCACATCTTATTCGATATGACTCGACGCTTGCAGGATTCCCTAAATCTAATTATCACGTCAGGTAAACCTGGGTGATTTAGATTTAGTTAAATATTTTGTGTTATCTACTAATTGCTTGTTTGCTTGGATGCGCACTCTTCTGACCTAAATCAAAAGAGATGACGCAATCTTATGCATGCTGTCCTTCAATAAATTGAAAGACAACATTCTCTATCAACATTACCTCTCGTAAGAGAGATAACGCTGTGTTTGCAGTATATATGCAGTCTTCAACTTGAAAAGTTCCGTACCAGATCAACACTGGTATACACAAACGACCATGTGGTCGATAGTGACGAATGGTTTAAATACCTCGCGAATGGCA
Proteins encoded in this window:
- the rnr gene encoding ribonuclease R, with the protein product MTRRRSKGPGKGPGKGPGKSPGRGLGKGPGDEGRVLGLLAGSTSGPMKPKEIAKALRIPTNDYRRFKRMLAGLERAGKIYRVKGHRFGVPESMELTPGVISITKSGDGFVRSDSGGSDLFVPGQQLATAMDGDRVVARIEARPRDRNPVARVIKILERARETIVGTFHGAGRLDFVVPMDGRLIKDVLIPEGASGEAEDGDIVVVRIESYGEGRLGPVGLVEKVLGALTAPGVDVLAVGHGFGVSFDFPPSVTEAAAEAARLGMDEPGANRVDRTDLLVFTIDPADAKDHDDALSIIDLGDNRFEVGVHIADVSHFVEEGGEVDLEAVSRGTSVYLVDRTVPMLPEVLSAEVCSLQEGQVRFAVSLFMTVDFSGRVYSRRYERTMIRCTHGFAYEDVQEVLDGEGSVGADADAAIRRLDDIARAVRDVRLGRGALDFDLPEAKVILDERGIPVDIQRRERLESHRLVEDFMILANETVAEDLHTKKIPALYRIHEPPPEGKVEELRELLGRLGHGLSQRKALMPRDLQGLLRAVEGKPEADLVSNVVLRSLTKARYDPDNLGHFGLASEAYLHFTSPIRRYPDLMVHREVIASLVEGEPARDWNPDELRSLADRTSMREQSAVRAERASVAMKKVEFMERHLGEDFDGRISGVAAFGFFVTLDRYFVDGLVHVNSLRDDFYRLNAEAHALIGERGRRRFRLGDRVSVQVARVDKEARQVDFMLISSGTSTN
- the era gene encoding GTPase Era, with the translated sequence MTVSELSNSELSATRTGYVTLLGRPNAGKSTLLNRLIGQHLSIVTSKAQTTWQRVTGLLTVDSDQLIFLDTPGLLEAKDLLQRAMLGAALEALSEADVVLLVIDAGRRPDTKETARIERALEEARAPIVVALNKIDEAPVAMVAAWDAWLADNVEGPVHHISALEGDGAEALLAEVREKLPAGPFLYPEDDIASDPVRFFVAELVRECIFEQYHQEIPYSVMCQVEEFREGGDPVYIQMNVFVERKSQKGIVIGNQGAAIRALGTCARKKIEHFLGERVYLDLWVKPLKGWRKNRSHLNQLGFRIPEDE